The Arachis ipaensis cultivar K30076 chromosome B10, Araip1.1, whole genome shotgun sequence DNA window TTTATATTAGATGATGTTTAGatcattaattaaatattaaatcttAAATGCATGTAATCTATAGTAGTAATACTTGGTTAGTTTCGTAGTAGAGTGTGGCGATTTCTACTGCATAACTGAGACTTGTGATTTTGGTAATAGATGGGTGCGGGAAGGAGAACAGAGACTCATGTATTGAGCGAAAGGTCACGAGcaccttcatcatcttcttcatcgGTAAATTGCAGCGTAACTGCAAGAAATCTGAGGAAGTCTGAATTAGGGGGAGTTATCTTCGGAtgcaagcataatacaatgaaccAGTGCTTTCAAATGCAGTTATTTGGTTAGTTTCACCTTATTTCAAGGGTTTTGGTTTGGGTACTCGTCAAGCATATACTATAAACCAAAAATTTTGATAGAAAACGTTAATTAACTGTTAAATTTTTTAAGTTCTTTTTTAATTTATCGAATGCATtgaaaaaatcaaaacttttttgctttctttttctgaaaaagttttttaactaattattattattatttgtgtaCTCATTTTTGTTTTTGGACTTTTGGTACAACGAGTGACTGCATTAAGCACTTTAAACAAAGTATAAATAATATATTCCTTTTTCATTTTGATATACTTGCAGTTTTCAATCAACTTAGTTAGCAGGCACAAATGAAATGTATTTACTGTgagaacttaaaatttttaattcttGGAAACAGGCTTGCCATCTGGACATATATCATATGTGAAGAATATTGGTCCTGGTTTGCCTCTGTTTCTATTCAACTATAGTGATAGGATGCTACATGGTATATTTGAAGCTGCAAGTAGTGGAAGATTGAATATTAATCCTTATGGCTGGACTGAGGGTAGCTCGGATTGCACTCCATATGCAGCCCAGGTTAGAGCATGATGTTTTTATTGTTCTATCAGTTTGGCTACTCAGTTTAGGATTTACTTTTTTTTCACCCTCTTTTTGTTTGTATAATTTAAGGTAAAGTTCAAGACTAGAATGCAGTTCCAGCCCTTGTCGGAAGTTCAGTTTAGTCCGGTTATCGAGGACAACTATTACCTTCcaaagttgttttggtttgaactGGATCAAGTTCAAACTAAGAAGCTAATATCCCTTTTTTCGGCGTCTACACCAATAGCTGCACAGAGTATAATCCCGAGAAGTATACCAAAGCTTCCTTCGTCTAATTCAGCATATGATGGCCGCTCTTACTCGTCTCTTTTAAGAAATGATGTTCATTCGACTGGTGATTTGAAGAATTCTCAGACCCGACAGATAGTTCCGTTGTCTAATTCAGTCACTAATTCGGAATATGATGGCCGCTCTTACTCATCTCTTTTAAGAAATGATGTCCATCCTACCAGTGATTTGAAGCATATTCAAACTGGACAGACCTCCTTGGAAACTACTCATGGTTTGAATGGTCACAATGAGTCTGTGGATGAAATAGACCACAAGGGAGCATTGGAGCAAACCATGTTGAATCTGCCTACTGAAGATCAGATGAATAATGCATGGGATTCGCCATGTATTGGATCTAGTTTGAATGGAGGGAGCAACACATCAGAGGAATTTATTGATGAGTCTACCCAATGTGATGAACAATTTGAATACTTGAAGCAGCATATGGAAGACCTCTACTTATCTGTTTCAGCTGATCGGTGTTTGCCTCGATCCATACCATGTGAGAGTATGTCCACTCCTTACTTGCAGAGCAGTGCTTCAGAGGGTAATACTTCTTGGTCATACAAGTCTGAGATAGAAAATTGTTGCTTTCCTGAAGCAGAGTTGCATTTGAATGCCAAATCACCTGATCTTCGTTTTATTTTTGACAAGGTAACTTTTTGTCATTGGGATTCCTTTTcttcttaaattttaaaatcatagtGTCATAACCAAACTAATTTAATATCATTTTGTGTATTGTTGACTTTTAAGATACAACAAGAAGTCAATGAATTGCGGTTAAAGCAGTTCAAACAGGAGCTGCAAATCTGTTCCTTGGAGAAAGAGCTGGTATGGATCTTCTTGTTATTCAGATTGAAATCTCTTGCCTAATTCTGCATCAGTGAGTTCTTTCATTAATATCATGAAATAGATTTTAAAGTTCTTCATCGAAGAGGAGGGGTGGACGGGGACTGGGTGATGTCACATGTTGCtgtgttttttccttttttttattttgatatttttgttCAGATTAGTAACACATCTAAAAGTTCAGGTTGAATCAAGAAGAGAGATAGTGAGCTTGAAGCAGCAATTGAAGACATCAGATTGTGTCACATTTCCTAAAGAGGATCTTGTAATGCGATCTAAATCTAGTTATAAGGAATCAATTTTAATAATGGGAGGTTTCGATGGGTTAACATGCGTGTCAACTTTGGATTGCTACTGTCCAACTAATGATTTGTTGGAGACCCTTTGTCCAATGAGTTCGATTCGATCATATAACTCTACTGTGAAGTTAAGTGGTGAAGTTTATGTAATTGGTGGCTTACAAGATAATTTGTGGTGTGACACAGGTATTAGCTCCATTCATTCTTTCTATTTACCTTCTTTTGCAAAAACTTCTccattcattcttcttctttgagAGGATTTGATACCTTGTTTATATTGACTAACATCTGAGTTTCATTTTTGAAAGTTGAATCATACAACCTAGTGGAAAATCAATGGTTCACTCGTCCTTCTGTACATCAAAAGAAAGGAAGTCTTGCTGGGATTTCATTGAATGACAAGATTTTCGCTATAGGCGGTGGAAATGGTGTACAATGTTTCTCTGAGGTTGAATCATTTGACCCAAACGTTGGAAAGTGGATACCTACAAGGTCAATGATGATGAAAGTAATTTCTTTTCCCTCTGTAGTACTTCGTTCTTTTTTTCCCATTGGTTAGCATTGTCGCAACATGAATGTAGttgccaaaaataaaaaaatatttagaacttTATACTACAAACATCAAATTATAAGATGCTTAGTAATTCAGTTTTATTAATCTTTAGTACTCGTGCTTGTTTAGATGTTTTTATATGTCAAGACTCAAGGTAATTGTGTCATTATGTCCAACTTATTGCATGCATGCTGAACTTCTGATTCTGTTTTGTAATTCCCATGCTCTTGGATGATGCACACTTTATGCTTCATTATGACAATCTGTACCAAAGGATGGATATCTCAACTAATATTCTTGTTGATTAACATTTAATTTCTTTCAGAGATTTACTCCAGCTGCAGCAGAAATTAATGGCGTCATATATGTTGTAGGTGGATTTGATGGAGATAATTATTTGAGGTTAAAATCTATTGAATTGCTTTCAATAATTGATTGTTATCTAATTGCCAGTGCCACCAGTTTGCTACGTTCCTTCCACTCTGATCTTAGAATTTTCTCCAGCACTAAAACCAAAACCagttgtgttgtgttgtgttgtgttgaCAGTGCAACTATGAAAATGATACGATATTTAATATTGGTTCACACAGTTGTGATCACCAGCTTTATGattgttgaattgaattgataatgaAATGAAACTTGGAACCCTCCCATAAATTTCAAAAGTATTCATCATTTTGATTTGTTGATGCCTAAAATATTCTTTGactactattttatttttattggaaaAGTGTATTTTGTTTTTATCCCAACTCTTTTTTGAACTCCTTCATATCTTGAATAATTTTAGAACAAAGAACCATTGagctttgattgttccatcctgaTCCAGTGGTTTCCGTTCATTATGGTAAAGTTCGTCTGTGTATAAATTCCGACAATAGTTTTGTCTTCGTATTTTGTAGCACATGGTTAAATTGTTATACTCGATTCGATTACTTAGCAGACTGATTAGTTTGTGTTTTTATCTGATAATACATCTTATATCCCCAGAAAGCAAAAAGATTAATTTTATTCTAACATTTGACTCTACTATGGCCTGGCTAGGGTGTTTAATTTAGATAGGATAGGATATAATATtctaaagcaaaaaaaaaatgaatcgtAAGATTAGAAATTGTCCTTAAAAGAGATTTGGCTTTATGATTCCTTTCTTTTTGGTTTTCCCCATTGTCCTAGCTAATGATTCTCTGAATTCTTCTTTTTTTCAGGTCAGTGGAGAGATATGATCCTCGCGGGAATTCATGGGCTAGACTTCAAAACATGTCAACAATGAGAGGCTGCCATTCTTTATCTGTCCTAAACGAACAGCTGTAAGTTAATATCCTATGTGTTTCTTGGCTGCTGTTAGTGGCTAACAGGATCGGACATTCAAACAGTAATAGCACTTAGGAGGAACAAAGGCCATTTAATAATATTAGAATGCTTAATTGAGCTAGTAGAAAAACCTACAGAAAAAGTAAGGAACTTTATGCCCGCCCCTTTTTGTGCTTAGTAGACTAAAATCATTCTGATAAAGGATGCTCTAGCCATCTTTGGGAGGGAAACCAAAGTAGTTGTTGAGACAAGTCAAAGGATCTATTGAATATTGATTTCTgacttctttttgtttttaattttgataacaaTATATTGTTTGAAAGAGCAAGCCATAGGAAGAGGGTTTGGGTCTAAGTAAGATTGATATAAAGTGAAAATGTAAGGATAGAGTCATGGTTAGATCAATGAAATGAGTTTAATTGTGATGCACCATCATCGGTATCAAATCCTTCTTTCAAATGACCACTCAAGTAGTAGGTGTGAAAAGTTACTTTTGCTAATGTAATACACAAATTGAATTCATAAAATATATCATTACTCTTTTAACTCATGGATTCTTACTATAGATTAGCATTTTTTCAGCCTAGAATAAGCTTTAGAAGAATACTTTTATTTTGCTAAATAATTAGATACAATGTTCTAAACAGATATGCAATTGGAGGATATAATGGAGAACAGATGATCTCAACAGTTGAGATATTTGATCCTCGCACTGGTTCATGGATAATGAGCGAACCCATGAACACTTCTAGGGGATATTTTGCAACTGTAGTAATTGGAAATTCAATTTTTGCCATCGGTGGTTTGAGTGAAAGTAATGAAGTTTTAGATACGGTATGCAATTTCTACATTACATTCATTCAATTCTTTTCTCTTCAATTTGCAATTATTTTCTAAGATTTAATCTTGATGGCAGATTGAATGTTACAAAGAAGGTCGTGGCTGGGAATCAACTAATCTAAAAGCTCTTGGAAGGAGATGCTACTTATCTGCCATACTCTTGTGAGGTACTCTATTGTCTACTTATAATAAGGATTATAAAGTCTTTTTATAGAGATCAAGGATACTATTATGTAAAATCATTCTATTAAACTTTATTTTCTCTGTTCTTTGTTAATTCCattagagaaaataaataaaattctgtTTACATAAAATGACCTTTTTCACTGTTCAATCGTGTACTGCAGGACGAGTGTTGGGTTGAACACTAGAAGGCTGCAAAGGCTTTTGTGAATATATAGAAGGGCACCTATATAGAAGTGTCCCATACTTCCATTTGTAAAGGGATTGTTATGTTTTGTAAGTGACCGCGGTGACGTGGGTGAGAAAATGGAAGTATTTGAGAAGTTGAAAAGATCAATTTAGGATAGTAACAAATGAAAACTAGCTTATTATACAAGCCAACTTAAATTGTCTAAATCTAATATCTATTAAAAATAGTTTACACCTgtgcaactttttttttttccaaagataacTATTATTCATTAATTATAAGAGAAATAACAAATGTTATTCAACTAAGGATTAGAATGAGAAATGGGAGTCTTCCAAAAGTCACTAAACAGACAAAGAATAAGAAAATTAAGATAGAAAAATAACATTCAGAGCTCAATTCTATTCATTTGATTGAAAAACCCTGTGAAGTTGTTGAGCTAGCTTCAGAGTCGGCCACCACAGTTGATGCAAGACCATTTCTTTCTCAAGGATAAAACGGTTTCTTGGTTTCTTGCTTTCCAACCATTCCAACAGAGGATAGCTATTAATGAAAGTTTTCTCCTTCCTTCTATATCTGCCAGTAAAGTGGAGAAAGCTCTCTCCCATCATTTGAAGAAGGATCTCGAATTAGGTCTCCAGATTTGGTCGTTGATGCAGCTATTGGTCTAAATCGCAGCTGAGAGTGGGCATCGAAGCAAGCTATGGAGGATTGATTCTTCATCAAAGGAGTATCTTAGCATCTTGGGCACATGCTCGACATCTTTCTATGGAGGATTGATTTTTCATCAAAGGAGCATCTTAGCATCTTGGGCACATGCTCGACGTCTTTGGGAAGTGGGAGTGGAACAGTTGCAAGCACTTccagaaaaaaattgattttacgAAGTATTTTCATCTCCCATAATTTCCTCCAAATTCGGTGTTGATGCATGTATTGTGGGCACTTGAGAAACTGGGGCATGGTAGAAAGCATAAGCTATCTTGTAGCCTAAGGCTACTTCATAGCTACTAGATTTGTTACAAACCCATATAATACTTATCTTCTTCATCTGTTGGCTCAATTGACAAGATGCGAGAGCTAATGTCAGCTAGAAAAGCTTCTGCTATCAAGGCATGGTTCCAGCTTCGGTCAGCATTCAACATGTCCATAACATAAAACACGGGCTATGTTAGAAGATTTGGGACTACAAACACAAGAACATTGAAGGGTGCGGTGGCAAGAGCCATGGATCCTAAAAGATTTGTATATTTCTGCCCGAACTAACTCTCCATACCAGTTCTTTCTCAATCACTTTACGACCTTCCAGAATACTTCTCCAGTCCCAAGAAAGTACGTTGTCTATTTGAGTATTCATAATGTTACTATGGTGGAAATACTTGCCTCTGAGCATCTGGGTTAGAGTAGAATTAGGTTGTTTAACAATTCACCAACGTTGTTTACCTAGTAAAGCCAAATTTTGAGCTCGTATGTCCTTTATCCCTAATCTCCCTTTCTTCTTGGCTCTTGTCATGGTATCCCATTTGATCCATGCCATTTTACATTCCTCGCTGCCCCCACCAAATCTGGGAGAGTGCTGTGAATTTCATTTAGTAGAGTGTCCGGTAGCCGAAACATGATAGAATGTATATAGATATAGCTTGACACACACTGCTTTGATCAGAACCTACTTGCCACCCGAGGAAAGCAAACTTCATTTCTAGCTATGCACCTTCTTGTGAACTTTATCTTTAATTGCTCCAAATGTCTCTTTTTTGGAACACTGAACAACAGAAGGGAGCTCGAGATACTTATCTTAGGCTTCGATGCAGTTGATATTGAGGGTTTCTACAATTTTCAATCTCATATGTTGAGGCATGTTTTGACCGAAAAATGTAGCTGACTTTCCCAAATTAACCGTCTGATCACTGAAACTTTCATAGTTTGCCAAAAGATTCATAATGCTTTGACTAGTTTCAGCTAAACCCCTACAGAAAAGGATTGAGTCATCTGCGAATAGGAGGTGATTAATAGTCGGACATCGCCGATTAACTTGAACCTCTTCAATGAGTCTGTTTtgctctgccttgtgtagcaaaAAGGAAAAACTTTTAGcacaaaatagaaaaagataggGAGATAAGGGATCACCTTGACGGATACCCCTATTTGgtctaaaaaaattaaatggttGACCTTCCACAACAATAGAGTAAGAAACAGTTGTCACCAATTTCTTAGTCCAGTTAATCCACTTTGAACTAAACCCAATTTCTCCATAATATACCATAGG harbors:
- the LOC107624021 gene encoding ring canal kelch homolog; translation: MGAGRRTETHVLSERSRAPSSSSSSVNCSVTARNLRKSELGGVIFGCKHNTMNQCFQMQLFGLPSGHISYVKNIGPGLPLFLFNYSDRMLHGIFEAASSGRLNINPYGWTEGSSDCTPYAAQVKFKTRMQFQPLSEVQFSPVIEDNYYLPKLFWFELDQVQTKKLISLFSASTPIAAQSIIPRSIPKLPSSNSAYDGRSYSSLLRNDVHSTGDLKNSQTRQIVPLSNSVTNSEYDGRSYSSLLRNDVHPTSDLKHIQTGQTSLETTHGLNGHNESVDEIDHKGALEQTMLNLPTEDQMNNAWDSPCIGSSLNGGSNTSEEFIDESTQCDEQFEYLKQHMEDLYLSVSADRCLPRSIPCESMSTPYLQSSASEGNTSWSYKSEIENCCFPEAELHLNAKSPDLRFIFDKIQQEVNELRLKQFKQELQICSLEKELVESRREIVSLKQQLKTSDCVTFPKEDLVMRSKSSYKESILIMGGFDGLTCVSTLDCYCPTNDLLETLCPMSSIRSYNSTVKLSGEVYVIGGLQDNLWCDTVESYNLVENQWFTRPSVHQKKGSLAGISLNDKIFAIGGGNGVQCFSEVESFDPNVGKWIPTRSMMMKRFTPAAAEINGVIYVVGGFDGDNYLRSVERYDPRGNSWARLQNMSTMRGCHSLSVLNEQLYAIGGYNGEQMISTVEIFDPRTGSWIMSEPMNTSRGYFATVVIGNSIFAIGGLSESNEVLDTIECYKEGRGWESTNLKALGRRCYLSAILL